One region of Macadamia integrifolia cultivar HAES 741 chromosome 11, SCU_Mint_v3, whole genome shotgun sequence genomic DNA includes:
- the LOC122092628 gene encoding G-type lectin S-receptor-like serine/threonine-protein kinase At2g19130, translating to MMMGVRNRAWVFDCVMFLCFSLNTHLCFGAGAGAGAGAGILSVGESISGDHTIISIGDGNFELGFFTPGKTQNYYVGIWYRKISEKTVVWVANRDKPLSDKYSSQLKLLDDGNLVILDPSKTLIWSTNLTSKTPKSTEAALLDSGNFVLRNVSNSSAFVWESFDHPANTWLPGGKLGLNKRTNKSQLLTSWKNSEDPALGIFALELDPAGTSQYFILWNVSVKYWTSGTWDGHIFSLVPEMRSNYIYDFTYVSNKDESYFTYSLKNSSIISRFVMDVSGQIKQLSWLDGVGWNLFWAQPRQQCEVYALCGAFGTCNQQAAFACGCLQGFSPRYPTDYTNLSDWSGGCVRNTQLQCVNNASVNGEKDGFLLITNITLPINPKSLAVESAQACALACLNNCSCNAYAYNDNCSVWEGDLLNMQQLSDGTTVGGNLYLKLAASELLKSTSGGNKKGSATGAIVGAVSGAVALLGLVAVLIWLRQRRTFVGRSKPVEGSLVPFSYRELQSATKNFSEKLGGGGFGSVFKGTLPDSTVVAVKKLEGISQGEKQFRTEVSTIGTIQHVNLVRLHGFCSEGTKRLLVYDFMPKGSLDSHLFHVTRESEVLDWKLRYEIAIGTARGLTYLHEKCRDCIIHCDIKPENILLDAEFCPKVADFGLAKLVGREFSRVLTTMRGTRGYLAPEWISGVAITTKADVYSYGMMLFELISGRRNSDQPDGERVGFFPSWAATKINEDGEILSLLDHRLEGNADLAELTRACKVACWCVQDAEGHRPSMGLVVQILEGVMDVSPPPIPRTLQSLAENHEHIVFFAEPSSNQSSQTRSPSSGTPSQAKSTTSSTSSMA from the coding sequence ATGATGATGGGTGTGAGAAACAGGGCATGGGTCTTCGACTGTGTTATGTTTCTCTGCTTTTCTCTCAATACCCATCTCTGTTTTGGAGCTGGAGCTGGAGCTGGAGCTGGAGCTGGAATTCTCTCGGTTGGTGAATCTATTTCTGGAGATCACACCATAATCTCTATAGGCGATGGGAACTTCGAACTGGGTTTCTTCACTCCAGGTAAGACTCAGAACTACTACGTCGGTATTTGGTACAGAAAGATATCAGAAAAGACCGTCGTTTGGGTGGCAAACAGGGATAAACCCCTTTCTGATAAGTATTCTTCACAACTGAAGCTCTTAGATGACGGGAATTTAGTTATCCTCGACCCATCTAAAACCCTTATCTGGTCGACGAACTTGAcctccaaaaccccaaaatctaCTGAGGCAGCACTTCTTGACTCTGGAAATTTTGTTTTGAGAAATGTTTCCAATTCCTCTGCTTTCGTTTGGGAAAGCTTTGATCACCCAGCTAATACTTGGTTGCCTGGTGGAAAGCTTGGGCTAAATAAACGCACCAATAAATCACAGCTCCTCACTTCTTGGAAGAATTCAGAGGATCCTGCTCTGGGTATCTTCGCTCTTGAGCTAGATCCTGCTGGAACTAGTCAGTATTTTATATTGTGGAATGTGTCTGTTAAGTACTGGACTAGTGGGACTTGGGATGGTCATATTTTCAGCTTAGTTCCTGAGATGAGAAGTAACTATATCTACGATTTCACCTATGTTTCCAACAAGGACGAAAGCTATTTCACTTATAGTTTAAAAAATTCCTCTATTATCTCTAGATTTGTCATGGATGTGTCCGGGCAGATCAAGCAACTTAGTTGGCTGGATGGTGTCGGTTGGAATTTATTTTGGGCTCAACCGAGACAGCAATGCGAGGTTTATGCTCTTTGTGGGGCTTTCGGAACCTGTAATCAGCAAGCTGCGTTTGCTTGTGGGTGTTTGCAAGGTTTCAGTCCACGTTACCCAACAGACTACACAAATCTTAGTGATTGGTCTGGTGGGTGTGTGAGGAATACCCAATTGCAGTGTGTGAATAATGCTTCTGTTAATGGGGAGAAAGATGGGTTCTTGTTGATAACCAATATAACATTGCCCATAAATCCGAAATCTTTGGCAGTTGAGAGTGCCCAAGCCTGTGCATTAGCTTGCTTGAATAACTGTTCTTGTAATGCCTATGCTTATAATGATAACTGCTCCGTGTGGGAAGGAGATCTCTTGAATATGCAGCAACTCTCAGATGGCACCACTGTTGGAGGGAACCTATATCTCAAActtgctgcctctgaactttTGAAATCAACTTCCGGAGGTAATAAGAAAGGATCAGCTACTGGTGCAATTGTGGGTGCTGTTTCAGGGGCTGTAGCCCTCTTGGGTCTCGTGGCAGTGCTAATATGGTTGAGGCAGAGGAGGACTTTTGTAGGACGTTCCAAGCCCGTCGAGGGCTCATTGGTTCCATTTTCATACAGAGAATTACAGAGTGCAACCAAGAACTTCTCTGAAAAGCTGGGGGGAGGAGGATTTGGTTCTGTATTTAAAGGAACACTGCCTGATTCCACTGTTGTAGCTGTGAAGAAGCTTGAAGGCATCAGTCAAGGCGAGAAGCAGTTTCGAACTGAAGTTAGCACAATTGGGACCATTCAACACGTTAATCTTGTTCGCCTCCATGGCTTCTGCTCtgaaggtactaaaagattgCTGGTCTATGACTTCATGCCAAAGGGGTCTTTAGATTCCCATCTGTTTCATGTAACAAGGGAATCTGAGGTTTTAGACTGGAAATTGAGATATGAAATTGCAATTGGGACGGCTAGGGGATTAACTTATCTGCATGAGAAGTGCAGAGACTGCATCATACACTGTGACATCAAACCTGAGAACATTCTTTTAGATGCTGAATTCTGTCCCAAGGTGGCTGACTTTGGCCTGGCAAAGCTTGTTGGTCGGGAATTCAGTCGGGTTCTGACAACCATGAGAGGGACCAGAGGATACCTTGCACCAGAGTGGATTTCGGGTGTGGCCATCACAACCAAAGCTGATGTTTACAGCTACGGTATGATGCTCTTTGAGTTAATATCTGGGAGGAGAAACTCCGATCAACCTGATGGTGAGAGGGTtggtttctttccttcttgggCAGCAACCAAAATTAATGAAGATGGAGAAATCCTTAGCCTTTTGGACCACAGGCTAGAAGGTAATGCTGATCTTGCAGAACTCACTAGAGCTTGTAAAGTTGCTTGTTGGTGCGTCCAAGATGCCGAAGGTCATAGGCCATCCATGGGGCTGGTGGTTCAGATACTGGAGGGGGTAATGGATGTTAGCCCACCTCCCATCCCCAGAACTCTCCAATCTCTTGCGGAGAACCATGAGCACATAGTTTTCTTTGCTGAGCCTTCTTCAAACCAGAGTTCACAAACACGGAGTCCCTCCTCTGGTACTCCCTCTCAGGCCAAGAGCACTACGTCATCCACAAGTTCCATGGCATGA
- the LOC122094196 gene encoding uncharacterized protein LOC122094196, producing the protein MANPLLPWNSRREMSSTDCDGKSLSNKKQERGHETLKPRVRKNAKSSASGPKKPPQRGLGVAQLERLRLQESWKKIIEFENSQRGPRKVDDHQLPFPFADHQNGVFVPYSKSDHFNIGGFTSDDGHANSQLPSHLHPYKLPNGSVSATAGTPAGVRSSMFSDQFLMDVMRVTAQEPRFQSGNLHLYETNKELSSTQTMHCWSDQCDVSKKKQIHGGNLGSNYNVESRKYETMLSIGLNLGTDGPINGEQKQDIGVDVNPATFSAPGVHKGMAVEGRSILMEYQFSPEKVDPSSVHHISNTCNNGACGCSSYIDIFHTGVAAVGEASVTTNSLDLSLKLSI; encoded by the exons aTGGCGAATCCTCTTCTGCCATGGAATTCTCGTAGGGAGATGAGTAGTACAGATTGTGATGGTAAAAGTCTAAGTAATAAGAAGCAGGAGAGGGGGCATGAGACACTGAAACCAAGAGTGAGGAAGAACGCGAAATCAAGCGCCTCTGGGCCGAAGAAACCGCCTCAAAGAGGACTGGGAGTGGCACAGCTAGAACGATTGAGGTTGCAGGAGAGCTGGAAGAAGATCATCGAGTTCGAAAATTCCCAACGAGGACCTCGTAAAGTCGATGATCATCAGCTCCCATTCCCTTTCGCCGATCACCAGAATGGGGTTTTTGTTCCATACTCGAAGTCCGATCACTTCAATATTGGAGGATTCACTAGTGATGATGGCCATGCAAACTCGCAGCTGCCTTCCCATCTTCATCCGTACAAGCTCCCCAATGGCTCTGTCTCAGCAACTGCCGGAACTCCCGCCGGCGTCCGATCGTCCATGTTTTCTGATCAGTTTCTGATGGATGTGATGAGGGTAACCGCTCAGGAACCAAGGTTTCAGAGCGGGAATCTACATCTGTACGAGACCAACAAAGAGCTCTCTTCAACCCAAACGATGCATTGCTGGTCCGATCAATGCGACGTCTCTAAG AAGAAGCAAATCCATGGCGGAAATCTAGGGTCCAACTATAACGTAGAGTCAAGAAAATATGAGACAATGCTGTCTATCGGTTTGAATCTGGGAACCGACGGGCCCATTAATGGGGAGCAAAAGCAAGATATCGGCGTTGATGTGAATCCGGCCACTTTTTCAGCACCTGGCGTTCATaag GGAATGGCGGTGGAAGGCAGGAGCATATTAATGGAGTACCAGTTTTCCCCTGAAAAAGTTGACCCAAGTAGTGTCCACCACATTAGCAACACCTGCAACAATGGAGCCTGTGGTTGTTCTTCCTATATTGACATCTTCCATACTGGAGTTGCTGCAGTGGGTGAAGCTTCTGTTACTACTAATTCTCTTGATTTGTCCCTCAAGCTTTCCATTTAG
- the LOC122093964 gene encoding E3 ubiquitin-protein ligase CSU1, whose protein sequence is MPQRHSKNNNDLAFFTYDEKRKLGYGTQKERLGRDSIKPFDACGLCLKPLIDPLCCQKGHVFCKECILECMLAQKKDIQRKVAAHTAQQKQEELEEEEKLMLQKARELDAFDQQNHGAVPQYNDRNYTRDKNGFHGANSVKVTSYEEEALRNMKAFWLPSATPEAPVKVEAPSTDTVCPEGNEKLRLKTLFPIHFTEESGEEKNSNPLDRSFICPSCKVTLTNTLTLVALNTCGHVFCKKCADRFMAVDKVCLVCNRGCKEKNLVCLEKGGTGFSGHGDKLEATDFKHLGSGSGLGLVRPAAKT, encoded by the exons ATGCCGCAGCGACATTCGAAGAATAACAATGATCTCGCTTTCTTTACGTACGATGAGAAACGAAAGCTCGGTTACGGAACTCAGAAGGAGAGGCTTGGTAGGGATTCAATTAAGCCCTTCGACGCCTGTGGTCTCTGTCTGAAGCCCTTAATCGATCCTCTTTGTTGCCAGAAAGGCCACGTCTTTTGCAAGGAATGCATACTTGAGTGCATGTTGGCTCAAAAGAAGGACATTCAAAG AAAGGTGGCTGCCCATACTGCCCAACAGAAGCAAGAGGagttggaagaagaagagaagctaATGCTGCAGAAGGCCAGAGAGCTTGATGCCTTTGATCAGCAAAACCATGGTGCAGTGCCTCAATACAATGACAGGAATTATACCAGGGACAAGAATGGTTTCCATGGGGCAAACAGTGTGAAGGTCACATCATATGAAGAGGAAGCCCTCCGTAACATGAAAGCATTTTGGCTGCCTTCTGCAACACCGGAAGCTCCGGTCAAAGTGGAGGCCCCCTCTACCGATACTGTCTGTCCAGAAGGCAATGAGAAGCTCAGGCTTAAGACCCTATTCCCCATTCACTTCACAGAAGAGAGTGGTGAGGAGAAGAATTCCAATCCTCTGGATCGGAGCTTCATTTGTCCTAGCTGCAAGGTTACTCTGACCAACACACTAACACTCGTGGCCCTCAATACATGTGGGCACGTCTTCTGCAAGAAGTGTGCGGATAGGTTTATGGCCGTTGATAAGGTTTGTTTGGTATGCAACAGAGGGTGCAAAGAGAAGAATCTAGTGTGCCTGGAGAAAGGAGGGACTGGATTTTCTGGCCATGGGGATAAGTTGGAGGCAACAGATTTTAAGCATTTGGGTAGTGGTTCAGGGTTGGGACTGGTGAGACCTGCGGCGAagacttga
- the LOC122094168 gene encoding protein PLANT CADMIUM RESISTANCE 8, with translation MMEDSEEKPINGVEEKEEDTFIEGMTVLDFDMLCSTVALQTQGFSKEKWEKLGEDIDGTEIGGVQRMWEGEVLDCFVDRRIAIETACCPCYRFGKNMGRAGFGSCFIQGTVYFVLAVTALLNLIAFAVTMRRCFLYVAVAFTFLAGAYLSFFRTQIRKQFHIRGSDSCMDDCVNHLICPCCTLCQESRTLEINNVQDGVWRGRGDTTICIGSYGEGSKGFFELCQPPLVPTKSPDPCSMQRAKNGSDHSWISDAGHSEPLVPQLQE, from the exons ATGATGGAGGATTCTGAGGAGAAGCCCATTAATGGAgttgaagagaaagaagaggatacATTCATTGAAGGAATGACTGTATTGGATTTCGATATGCTTTGCTCTACTGTGGCATTACAGACGCAAGGTTTTTCGAAGGAGAAATGGGAGAAATTGGGAGAGGACATCGATGGTACAGAGATTGGTGGAGTCCAGAGGATGTGGGAAGGTGAAGTCCTTGATTGCTTCGTAGACCGTCGAATCGCCATCGAAACGGCTTG CTGCCCATGCTACAGATTCGGGAAGAACATGGGAAGAGCTGGTTTTGGTTCTTGCTTTATTCAA GGAACTGTTTATTTTGTTCTTGCGGTCACTGCTCTTCTCAACTTGATAGCCTTTGCTGTCACCATGCGTCGCTGCTTTCTGTATGTAGCAGTCGCTTTCACATTTTTGGCTGGAGCATATTTGAGTTTCTTCCGTACGCAGATCAGGAAACAGTTCCATATAAGG GGTAGTGACAGTTGTATGGATGACTGTGTCAATCATCTGATCTGCCCCTGCTGCACATTATGCCAG GAGTCCAGAACATTGGAGATCAACAACGTTCAAGATGGCGTCTGGCGAGGCCGAGGCGACACTACTATATGCATTGGCAGTTATGGCGAAGGGAGCAAAGGCTTCTTTGAGCTGTGCCAGCCTCCTCTAGTTCCAACCAAATCCCCTGACCCTTGCAGCATGCAGAGAGCGAAAAATGGTAGTGACCACTCATGGATCTCTGATGCCGGCCATTCCGAGCCATTGGTGCCTCAGTTGCAAGAGTAG
- the LOC122093298 gene encoding 5' exonuclease Apollo-like, with product MTGSRGQGEPGQNWSPATIWVFRLFLLFGVIDVITSHPEHDIIIGIDTLGKEELLVHISQALKIKIWVWPERLQTMHLLGFHDIFTTNTSLTRVRAVPRYSFSINTLEGFNTVRPTIGIMPSGLPWVVRSFKEKGNTLASLPVSYDIRKKVNIDVQAHVNESQLNEKPHHAHRFHHYIFSLPYSDHSCYDEIQEFIQLVQPSNMRGIVSSLFCQTDPMYHFGNLCVTNQIHERSFKKVRRGEVDGSVKATQNKPILGCEKNLQTKAKRKRTVKIDFLHVHLHRVSILRRARRGAKLAEVDSTTD from the exons ATGACGGGAAGCCGAGGCCAAGGAGAACCTGGCCAAAATTGGTCTCCAGCTACAATATGGGTATTTaggttatttcttttatttggg GTTATTGATGTTATTACTTCCCATCCTGAACATGATATAATCATTGGGATTGACACATTGGGGAAAGAAGAACTTCTAGTTCACATTTCACAAGCACTGAAGATAAAG ATTTGGGTGTGGCCAGAACGCTTGCAAACAATGCACCTGCTTGGATTTCATGATATCTTCACAACAAATACTTCTCTTACTAGGGTACGAGCTGTTCCTCGTTACAGTTTTAGCATCAACACTCTTGAGGGATTTAATACAGTTCGCCCAACAATTGGAATTATGCCTTCTGGTCTTCCTTGGGTGGTGAGATCCTTCAAAGAGAAAGGCAATACTCTTGCTTCTCTTCCAGTTTCCTACGATATTAGAAAAAAGGTGAACATAGATGTTCAGGCTCATGTGAATGAAAGTCAGCTGAATGAAAAGCCACACCATGCCCATAGGTTTCATCATTACATCTTCTCACTACCTTACTCTGATCACTCATGCTACGATGAAATACAGGAGTTTATTCAGCTTGTCCAGCCATCCAACATGAGGGGTATAGTTTCTTCGTTATTTTGCCAAACTGACCCTATGTACCATTTTGGCAATCTCTGTGTTACAAATCAAATACATGAGCGGTCATTCAAGAAAGTCAGAAGAGGTGAGGTAGATGGAAGTGTCAAAGCTACCCAAAACAAACCTATACTTGGATGTGAAAAGAACCTTCAGACAAAAGCTAAGAGAAAGAGGACAGTAAAAATTGACTTCTTACATGTTCATCTGCACAGGGTAAGTATTCTCAGACGAGCAAGGCGTGGTGCAAAGCTTGCTGAAGTTGACAGTACTACTGATTAA